In Blastopirellula sp. J2-11, a single genomic region encodes these proteins:
- the hslU gene encoding ATP-dependent protease ATPase subunit HslU: MSQSPQELTPREIVAALDQNIVGQADAKRAVAVAVRNRWRRKQLPEDLQAEIAPKNIMMMGPTGVGKTEIARRLAKLTGAPFLKVEATKYTEVGYYGRDVESMVRELVETSIAMVRERERKNVEKDAVVRVEERLLDLLVPRPVSYEMASEEEEATDHYERTRERFRGMLRGGELEQRKVELTIEQKSAPMMIGGMGLEQMDVDLQGMFEKILPKNSSRRELTIAQARGVLLEQESENLLDKDAINQAAIELAENLGIIFLDELDKIVATDGKSADVSRQGVQRDLLPIVEGTTVQTKHGYVSTDHVLFIAAGAFHKSSPSELMPELQGRFPIRVELNDLTKDDFVRILTEPNASLTMQYKALLEAEGLKIHFTEDAIEELAEFAFQVNQTTQNIGARRLYTIMERLLEELSFEAPDMTTKKVTIDAEYVRERLTKISQDEDLSRFIL; encoded by the coding sequence GTGAGCCAATCGCCTCAAGAGTTGACTCCGCGGGAGATTGTCGCGGCGCTGGATCAAAACATTGTTGGTCAAGCCGACGCCAAACGCGCGGTCGCGGTCGCAGTTCGCAATCGTTGGCGACGTAAGCAACTGCCGGAAGATCTGCAAGCCGAAATCGCTCCCAAAAACATCATGATGATGGGACCGACCGGGGTCGGTAAAACCGAGATCGCGCGGCGACTAGCGAAGCTGACCGGCGCCCCGTTCTTAAAAGTCGAAGCGACCAAGTACACCGAAGTGGGCTATTACGGTCGTGACGTCGAAAGCATGGTTCGCGAACTGGTCGAAACGTCGATCGCGATGGTCCGCGAACGCGAACGTAAGAACGTCGAGAAAGACGCCGTGGTTCGCGTCGAAGAACGCTTGCTTGACTTGTTAGTTCCCCGCCCTGTCTCGTACGAAATGGCGAGTGAAGAAGAAGAGGCGACCGATCACTACGAGCGAACCCGCGAGCGTTTTCGCGGCATGCTGCGCGGCGGAGAGTTGGAACAGCGAAAGGTTGAGCTGACGATCGAGCAAAAGTCGGCGCCGATGATGATCGGCGGCATGGGACTGGAGCAGATGGATGTCGATCTGCAAGGCATGTTCGAGAAGATCCTGCCGAAGAACTCGTCACGCCGTGAACTGACCATCGCCCAGGCGCGCGGCGTGTTGCTGGAGCAGGAGAGCGAAAATCTGCTCGACAAAGATGCGATCAATCAGGCGGCGATCGAACTAGCCGAGAACCTGGGGATCATCTTTTTGGACGAACTCGACAAAATTGTCGCGACCGACGGCAAAAGCGCGGATGTTTCTCGCCAAGGAGTGCAGCGCGACTTACTGCCGATCGTCGAGGGAACGACCGTGCAGACCAAGCATGGCTACGTTTCGACCGATCATGTGTTGTTTATTGCGGCCGGAGCATTTCATAAGTCGAGTCCCAGCGAGCTCATGCCGGAACTTCAAGGACGATTTCCGATTCGCGTCGAATTGAACGACTTGACCAAGGATGATTTCGTCCGAATTTTGACCGAGCCGAACGCTTCGCTCACAATGCAATACAAGGCGCTGTTGGAAGCGGAAGGTCTGAAGATCCACTTTACCGAAGATGCGATCGAAGAACTGGCTGAGTTTGCGTTTCAAGTCAATCAAACGACGCAAAACATCGGAGCTCGCCGGTTGTACACGATCATGGAACGCCTCTTGGAAGAGTTGAGCTTTGAGGCGCCCGACATGACGACGAAGAAAGTGACGATCGACGCCGAATATGTGCGCGAGCGACTGACGAAGATTTCGCAGGACGAAGATCTTAGCCGGTTCATTTTATGA
- a CDS encoding ATP-binding cassette domain-containing protein, which yields MALALNCTFRYSQGFALYATLESDAHVTALCGVSGSGKTTVLMLIAGLLRPQSGVIQCDDATWVNMEQKLFVLPEMRRVGVMFQEPRLFPHLNVQKNLDYGFSRRSGDPVQRAKAIETLEIGDLLTRRISSLSGGQKQRVALARALVSSPELLLLDEPLTSVEPALQERIADYIKRVAEEFATPIVLVSHSAELVEQMAERTFRLHEGTIFPAA from the coding sequence ATGGCTTTGGCGCTAAATTGTACGTTCCGATATTCGCAAGGATTTGCGTTGTACGCGACCTTGGAGTCCGATGCGCATGTGACGGCGTTGTGCGGCGTATCGGGAAGCGGGAAGACGACTGTGTTGATGTTGATCGCCGGACTGTTGCGGCCGCAGTCAGGCGTAATTCAGTGCGATGACGCGACCTGGGTCAACATGGAGCAAAAGCTGTTTGTCTTGCCCGAGATGCGACGCGTTGGCGTGATGTTCCAAGAGCCGCGACTCTTTCCGCATCTCAACGTGCAGAAGAATTTGGATTATGGCTTTTCACGGCGGAGCGGTGATCCGGTGCAAAGAGCGAAAGCGATTGAGACGCTGGAGATCGGCGATCTGCTGACGCGGCGGATCAGCAGTTTGAGCGGTGGGCAAAAGCAACGCGTGGCGCTGGCCCGGGCGCTGGTCAGCTCGCCGGAACTCTTACTGCTGGACGAGCCTTTGACGTCGGTTGAACCCGCGCTGCAAGAACGGATCGCTGATTACATAAAACGGGTCGCCGAAGAGTTTGCGACCCCGATCGTGTTGGTGAGTCATTCGGCCGAGTTAGTCGAGCAAATGGCGGAACGGACGTTCCGGTTGCATGAGGGAACGATTTTCCCTGCTGCGTAG
- a CDS encoding Gfo/Idh/MocA family protein, with translation MIQKTSRRQFVKQLGLAGAALALPAASYSRVLGANEKLRVASVGTGGKGWSDLLGVAASPAVEVVALCNIDSSADHLGRAAEKYPSARTYADYRKMLDKSDDIDGVIVSTPDFMHAPISLSAMALGKHIFCQKPLTHTVKEARQMQLAAQKHKLVTQMCNQIQSHSAYRTAVALVHAGKIGKVLEVHSWQGGQPSWPRNIDRPAGSDPVPTTVAWDLWQGVAPHRPYKTGIYHPFNWRGWQDYGTGQLGDFGCHILDPVFKSLELTAPLELVADAPPLKPETWTDKATVSYIFPGAERTAGDTIRVTWYDAAGVRPPAEALTSLPKSAELPNAGSILIGEKGTLIIPHVAMPKLYLKGEETEAKYDTVEGVDHYVQWADACRGEDKTTSTFDYSAPLTETVLLGTVAIRFPGQKLKWDAANMTIPGFSQAEPFLTKEYPKGWM, from the coding sequence ATGATTCAAAAGACTAGTCGACGTCAGTTTGTGAAACAGCTCGGCTTGGCCGGCGCTGCATTGGCCCTTCCGGCCGCTTCTTATTCGCGCGTCTTGGGCGCGAACGAAAAGTTGCGCGTCGCCAGTGTGGGAACCGGCGGTAAGGGATGGAGCGACTTGCTGGGGGTCGCCGCTAGTCCGGCGGTCGAAGTCGTTGCGCTTTGCAATATTGACAGCTCGGCCGATCATCTAGGTCGTGCCGCAGAGAAGTACCCGTCGGCTCGCACTTACGCCGACTATCGCAAGATGCTCGACAAGTCGGACGACATCGACGGCGTGATCGTCTCGACGCCTGACTTTATGCATGCTCCGATCTCGCTCTCGGCAATGGCGTTAGGCAAACATATCTTCTGCCAAAAGCCGCTGACACACACGGTCAAAGAAGCTCGGCAGATGCAGTTGGCCGCCCAAAAGCACAAACTGGTCACCCAGATGTGCAATCAGATTCAATCGCACAGCGCCTATCGCACCGCGGTCGCGCTGGTGCATGCCGGCAAGATCGGTAAGGTCCTGGAGGTCCATTCCTGGCAAGGAGGCCAACCAAGTTGGCCCCGCAATATCGATCGTCCTGCTGGATCGGATCCCGTACCGACGACTGTCGCTTGGGATCTTTGGCAAGGAGTCGCTCCGCACCGTCCCTACAAGACAGGCATTTACCATCCGTTCAACTGGCGCGGTTGGCAAGACTACGGCACCGGACAACTGGGCGACTTCGGTTGCCACATTCTCGACCCGGTCTTTAAATCGCTCGAGCTCACCGCGCCGCTTGAACTGGTCGCCGACGCGCCGCCGTTGAAACCAGAAACCTGGACCGACAAAGCGACCGTCAGCTACATCTTCCCCGGCGCCGAACGTACTGCCGGCGATACGATTCGCGTAACCTGGTACGACGCCGCCGGCGTTCGACCTCCTGCAGAAGCGTTGACAAGCTTGCCGAAATCGGCCGAGCTTCCCAACGCCGGCTCGATCTTGATCGGGGAAAAGGGAACGTTGATCATCCCGCACGTCGCGATGCCGAAGCTCTACCTTAAAGGGGAAGAGACCGAAGCGAAATACGACACGGTTGAAGGGGTTGATCACTACGTGCAATGGGCTGACGCTTGTCGTGGTGAAGACAAAACGACATCGACGTTCGACTACTCGGCGCCGCTGACCGAGACCGTACTGTTGGGCACCGTTGCGATTCGCTTCCCCGGCCAGAAGCTGAAGTGGGACGCGGCGAACATGACGATCCCCGGCTTCAGCCAAGCCGAGCCCTTCCTGACGAAAGAGTATCCCAAAGGCTGGATGTAA
- the modA gene encoding molybdate ABC transporter substrate-binding protein, with amino-acid sequence MSYHSRSAIIGVLVLTIFVSSGCRSSRDLAKSRQTITLLAAASLTNAIQEAADAWSHKSGIQVRISFGPSNALAQQILSGAPADVYLSANERWADALAAQDQIDQRIAMLSNRLVWIAPQENRAGIANPSEIVEKARRIALAGENVPAGMYADQSLRSSGIYNKLADRIVRGADVRTTLAYVEQGEVDAGIVYATDAAITKRVIVLGELDPASYDSIIYPAVLLKDAPPEAAGFFTFLQSSEAREIFARHHFAALPTSAGEKHDAGRS; translated from the coding sequence ATGAGTTACCATTCGCGGTCTGCGATTATTGGCGTGCTGGTGCTGACGATTTTCGTCTCATCAGGGTGTCGCTCATCCCGCGACCTGGCGAAGTCTCGCCAGACGATTACCTTGTTGGCGGCCGCCAGTTTGACCAATGCCATTCAAGAGGCGGCCGACGCCTGGTCGCACAAGTCAGGCATTCAGGTCCGCATCAGCTTTGGGCCGTCGAACGCGCTGGCGCAACAAATTTTGTCCGGCGCTCCGGCCGATGTTTATCTTTCGGCCAACGAGCGTTGGGCCGATGCGCTTGCTGCGCAAGATCAAATCGATCAGCGAATCGCGATGCTTTCAAATCGGCTGGTTTGGATCGCGCCGCAGGAGAATCGCGCGGGGATTGCCAATCCGAGTGAGATCGTCGAGAAAGCGCGGCGAATCGCCCTGGCCGGCGAGAACGTGCCGGCCGGGATGTATGCCGATCAATCGCTTCGAAGTAGCGGCATTTATAATAAACTGGCCGATCGCATCGTGCGCGGCGCCGATGTGCGAACGACGCTCGCCTATGTGGAACAAGGGGAAGTCGACGCCGGGATAGTTTATGCGACCGATGCGGCGATCACCAAGCGAGTGATCGTGTTGGGAGAACTCGATCCAGCCAGCTATGACTCGATCATCTACCCTGCAGTTTTGCTGAAAGATGCGCCGCCAGAGGCCGCAGGCTTTTTCACCTTTCTGCAATCGTCAGAGGCGCGTGAGATTTTCGCGCGTCATCATTTTGCCGCTCTGCCAACATCCGCCGGAGAGAAGCATGACGCCGGCCGATCTTAG
- the hslV gene encoding ATP-dependent protease subunit HslV, with the protein MKIRSTTILTVRHNGRVAIGGDGQVTMNSSVMKSDAHKIRPLLGGKVICGFAGSTADAFSLLERFEGKLKDYPNNVPKAATELAKEWRTDRAMRRLEALMTVINGEHTFLISGTGDVIAPTDGVLGIGSGGDYAVAAARALVNHSVLSADEIVKAALQIAAGIDIYTNDNIMVESMESQS; encoded by the coding sequence ATGAAAATACGCTCTACCACGATATTGACCGTACGGCACAACGGCCGCGTCGCTATCGGCGGCGATGGTCAAGTTACCATGAATTCGTCGGTCATGAAATCCGATGCGCACAAGATTCGCCCGCTGCTGGGCGGCAAGGTGATCTGCGGCTTCGCCGGTTCAACCGCCGATGCGTTTTCTCTGCTAGAGCGATTTGAAGGGAAGCTGAAAGATTATCCCAACAACGTTCCGAAGGCGGCGACCGAGTTAGCGAAAGAATGGCGAACCGATCGCGCGATGCGCCGTCTGGAAGCGCTCATGACGGTGATTAACGGGGAACATACCTTTTTGATTAGCGGCACCGGTGACGTAATCGCGCCGACCGACGGCGTGCTGGGAATTGGATCCGGGGGCGACTACGCGGTCGCCGCAGCGCGGGCGCTCGTCAATCACAGCGTCTTGTCCGCAGACGAGATCGTCAAGGCTGCGCTGCAGATCGCCGCCGGAATCGACATCTATACGAACGACAATATCATGGTCGAAAGCATGGAGAGCCAATCGTGA
- a CDS encoding secretin N-terminal domain-containing protein gives MVANPHFKTGGLLLAALVCFSTFLTSASAAPPEFVGVLAYALEPEATEKLNIDAETQEKLKQLIADREDKALELALSIQDLSKAEQAAKLAPFVAESEKLGFALLTTDQQAGLKQLGVKQAGMKSLQTTEIADALQLTADQQTQIGQLAAKIDAAQALGAPAVEAARKEFERESRKLLSPTQQAAWDQLAGLVGEPADPLPEVTPPAEAKPAEMKPAVAAAPVDPNAASPSDKPAAKPEVGPNGEPLLRFSFRYAPWRDVLDWFAEQSDLSMVMDAPPSGTFNYTDGRAYTPAQAIDLLNSVLLTKGYTLVRRDKMLLVVNLEDGIPPDFVTTVPAEKLDDRGEYELVKTLFTLSRMTAEEAEAEISKLIGPQGQIVVLPKSKQIFVTETAGRLRTIRDVINAVERPLSEKVHIVALENVGPEEALTVVRQLLDLPPEANGTDDGTLRIAVDALGGRLFVSGEPELTSRVQEILKMVDEPGGMVAISEQPQLEVYAVGSSQPQTALQVMQTLLAGLPEVRLAIDENTGNLVALAKPSQHATIRATLDQMQRDSKKISVIQLQTVDPQLAVLSISKLFGGGGETPNPSAPIVDADPISGMLLVRGTQDQISQINDLLKQMGEDPEAALASSLDRGRVRTLSLPGASSSQILDELEMIWPTVSTARIRVVRPSAPPIRTVAPQDSPVEAEFQENLRLLFPPAQTPTTPREDESAKATSASPFRFVSETTAADATEEATTEPVQTDVNEPKKPASPKKPAEIIIMPGPGGIVIASDDTEALDQLEELIQMLGDRIANSGADYTVFYLKHAPADVAADLLSKIMTGQAASGGGDAGGGLLGDMASSMLGGGGGLMGSLLGLGGSDGGSYTASGSFSVVADGRLNALVVKGSAADVQVIDQLLKIIDQPHSPEDVQTKAKPRMIPVLYQPANDVLNVVKQVYADRIAESGGNGQQRQPSPEDFIRALGGGRGGRGGGGQGGQGGAPSEPPKMTIGVDARSNALVVSAPDPLFEEVKLLVEQLDQAGSDSQETMQVVNIRKSNPETVQNALRSILGANVTSNTTSATSSTSGQSSPNQPQAPSQADADAMRQRMEMFNRIRGAMEQGGGRGGRGGGGDRGGRGGGAPGGGGGRGGR, from the coding sequence ATGGTCGCGAATCCCCATTTCAAAACCGGCGGGCTCCTTTTGGCGGCGCTTGTCTGCTTCTCCACATTTCTGACGTCGGCTTCAGCGGCTCCCCCAGAATTTGTAGGCGTGTTGGCGTATGCGCTCGAACCAGAAGCGACGGAAAAGCTGAACATCGACGCCGAGACGCAAGAGAAGCTGAAGCAGCTGATTGCCGACCGCGAAGACAAAGCCCTCGAGCTCGCCCTCTCGATTCAGGATCTGTCGAAAGCAGAGCAAGCCGCGAAGCTAGCCCCTTTTGTCGCCGAATCGGAAAAGCTCGGTTTCGCGCTGTTGACCACCGATCAGCAAGCGGGGCTGAAGCAGTTGGGCGTGAAGCAAGCAGGGATGAAGTCGCTGCAGACGACGGAAATCGCCGACGCGTTGCAGCTAACCGCCGATCAACAAACGCAAATCGGCCAACTTGCCGCCAAGATCGACGCCGCCCAAGCGCTCGGTGCTCCAGCGGTGGAAGCGGCGCGCAAAGAATTTGAACGCGAATCCCGAAAATTGTTGAGTCCTACGCAACAAGCGGCCTGGGATCAATTGGCCGGTCTGGTTGGTGAGCCTGCCGATCCGCTGCCCGAAGTGACTCCGCCTGCAGAAGCGAAGCCCGCGGAGATGAAACCGGCAGTCGCCGCCGCGCCTGTCGATCCAAATGCTGCGTCTCCCAGCGACAAGCCGGCGGCGAAGCCGGAAGTAGGCCCCAATGGCGAACCGCTATTGCGATTCAGTTTCCGCTACGCTCCCTGGCGTGACGTGCTGGATTGGTTCGCGGAACAATCGGACCTGTCGATGGTGATGGACGCTCCGCCCTCCGGCACTTTCAACTACACCGATGGCCGCGCCTACACGCCGGCTCAAGCGATTGACCTGCTGAACAGTGTTCTGTTGACCAAAGGTTATACGCTCGTTCGGCGCGATAAGATGTTGTTGGTGGTGAATCTGGAAGACGGGATTCCGCCCGATTTCGTGACGACAGTTCCGGCCGAAAAGTTGGACGATCGCGGCGAATACGAACTGGTCAAGACGCTCTTCACGCTCAGCCGCATGACAGCCGAAGAAGCGGAAGCGGAGATCTCGAAACTGATCGGTCCGCAAGGTCAGATCGTCGTTCTGCCGAAGTCGAAGCAGATTTTTGTGACCGAGACAGCGGGACGATTGCGGACGATTCGCGATGTGATTAACGCTGTCGAACGGCCCCTGAGCGAAAAAGTCCATATTGTCGCGCTTGAGAATGTTGGCCCCGAAGAGGCACTGACCGTCGTGCGACAATTGCTTGATCTTCCGCCGGAAGCGAACGGCACCGACGACGGCACATTGCGGATTGCGGTCGACGCTTTGGGGGGACGCTTGTTTGTGAGCGGTGAACCCGAGTTGACCAGCCGCGTGCAAGAGATTCTCAAGATGGTCGATGAACCGGGCGGCATGGTCGCGATCAGCGAACAGCCGCAGTTGGAAGTTTACGCCGTCGGCTCCTCGCAGCCGCAGACCGCGCTGCAAGTGATGCAGACGTTGCTAGCCGGCTTGCCGGAAGTCCGCTTGGCGATTGACGAAAATACCGGCAATTTGGTCGCGTTGGCCAAACCGTCGCAACATGCGACGATTCGGGCGACCCTTGACCAGATGCAACGCGACTCGAAAAAGATCTCGGTCATTCAGTTGCAGACTGTCGACCCACAGTTGGCCGTTTTATCGATCAGCAAGTTGTTTGGTGGCGGTGGAGAAACGCCCAACCCCAGCGCTCCGATCGTCGACGCCGACCCAATCAGCGGCATGTTGCTGGTTCGCGGAACGCAAGATCAAATCTCGCAAATCAATGATCTGCTTAAACAGATGGGAGAAGACCCGGAAGCGGCGCTTGCTTCTTCGTTGGATCGCGGTCGTGTTCGCACGCTCTCTTTGCCGGGCGCGTCATCGTCGCAGATTCTGGACGAGCTGGAGATGATTTGGCCCACCGTCAGCACCGCGCGGATTCGGGTCGTGCGACCTTCGGCTCCGCCGATTCGGACGGTCGCACCGCAAGATTCGCCGGTAGAAGCGGAATTCCAAGAAAATCTGCGTCTCCTTTTCCCGCCGGCCCAAACGCCGACCACTCCGCGCGAAGATGAATCGGCCAAGGCGACCTCGGCCTCTCCTTTTCGCTTTGTGAGTGAAACGACGGCAGCCGATGCAACCGAAGAGGCGACCACCGAACCGGTGCAGACCGACGTCAACGAGCCGAAAAAGCCGGCGAGTCCGAAAAAGCCTGCCGAGATCATCATCATGCCGGGACCCGGCGGCATCGTCATCGCCTCGGATGATACCGAAGCGCTTGATCAGCTCGAAGAATTGATCCAAATGCTGGGAGACCGAATCGCCAACAGCGGCGCTGACTATACGGTCTTCTATCTGAAACATGCGCCGGCCGACGTTGCCGCCGATTTGCTCTCGAAAATCATGACCGGCCAAGCCGCTTCGGGCGGCGGAGACGCGGGAGGCGGACTGCTGGGCGACATGGCTTCCAGCATGCTGGGGGGCGGCGGCGGACTGATGGGGTCGTTATTGGGATTAGGCGGAAGCGACGGCGGCAGCTACACCGCATCCGGCAGCTTTTCGGTGGTGGCCGATGGACGTCTTAACGCCCTGGTCGTCAAAGGGAGTGCAGCGGATGTCCAAGTCATCGACCAGTTGCTCAAAATCATCGATCAGCCGCATAGTCCCGAAGATGTGCAGACCAAAGCCAAGCCGCGCATGATTCCGGTTTTGTATCAGCCGGCCAATGATGTGTTGAATGTGGTGAAGCAGGTCTATGCCGATCGCATCGCAGAATCAGGCGGCAATGGCCAGCAGCGTCAACCGAGTCCGGAAGATTTCATCCGCGCCTTGGGCGGAGGTCGCGGAGGTCGTGGAGGCGGCGGCCAAGGTGGTCAGGGAGGCGCTCCTAGCGAACCGCCCAAGATGACCATCGGCGTCGATGCACGCAGCAACGCGCTAGTCGTATCGGCCCCAGATCCGTTGTTTGAAGAAGTGAAGTTGCTCGTCGAACAGCTCGATCAAGCTGGCTCCGATTCGCAAGAAACGATGCAAGTGGTCAATATTCGCAAGTCGAATCCAGAGACGGTGCAAAACGCGCTGAGGTCGATCCTGGGCGCCAACGTTACATCCAACACCACGTCGGCCACTTCTAGTACGAGTGGTCAATCGAGCCCCAATCAACCGCAAGCTCCTAGTCAGGCCGACGCCGATGCAATGCGTCAGCGGATGGAAATGTTCAACCGCATTCGCGGCGCAATGGAACAAGGCGGCGGACGCGGCGGTCGTGGAGGCGGCGGTGATCGCGGCGGACGAGGCGGCGGCGCCCCAGGCGGAGGCGGAGGTCGCGGTGGACGCTAG
- a CDS encoding hydrolase translates to MNVSTESPGYFRSPLLMSRSDTALLLIDLQERLMPVIDQSELIVENVQRLILTAQLFDMPVLGTEQYPQGLGPTVEPLHSLLNDLPEKLSFSACGVDGLLKELPQRAIHKLLLVGVEAHVCVQQTALDLLAAGFDVYIAVDAVGSRFPLEKEIALRRMESAGAVLTTTEAAMFEWCERAGDELFKQVSRLVRKKHAE, encoded by the coding sequence ATGAACGTCTCGACTGAATCTCCCGGCTATTTCCGGAGCCCGCTGTTGATGTCACGCAGCGATACGGCGCTGTTGTTAATCGACCTGCAAGAGCGGCTGATGCCGGTGATTGACCAGTCCGAATTAATCGTCGAGAACGTACAACGCCTAATTTTGACAGCACAGCTGTTCGACATGCCGGTGTTGGGGACCGAACAATATCCACAGGGATTGGGTCCGACGGTTGAGCCGCTTCATTCGCTGTTGAACGACCTGCCAGAGAAGCTCAGCTTCAGCGCCTGCGGCGTCGACGGTCTGTTAAAAGAGTTGCCCCAGCGGGCAATTCACAAATTGCTGCTCGTGGGAGTCGAAGCCCATGTCTGCGTGCAACAAACGGCGCTTGACCTGCTGGCGGCCGGTTTTGACGTCTATATTGCGGTCGACGCGGTCGGCTCACGATTTCCGCTTGAAAAAGAGATCGCACTTCGCCGCATGGAGAGCGCCGGCGCCGTGCTAACGACGACCGAAGCAGCGATGTTTGAATGGTGCGAACGTGCCGGCGACGAGCTCTTCAAACAGGTCAGCCGGTTGGTGCGGAAGAAACACGCCGAGTAA
- the modB gene encoding molybdate ABC transporter permease subunit: protein MTPADLSAIAVSLQVALVAALGSLPLGIAAGWLLARKRFPGKIVLETVINLPLVMPPVVTGYLLLVTFGRRGPIGSWLEDWFGVQLVFDWKGAALAAAVVAFPLLVRSIRSAIAGVDIRLEEAARTLGAGPLDLFWSVTLPLARRGVIAGAVLAFARALGEFGATIMIAGNIAGETRTIPLMIYSELETPGGDRNIMMLILASILISTVALLVSEYLERRVEPTTH, encoded by the coding sequence ATGACGCCGGCCGATCTTAGCGCCATCGCGGTTAGTCTGCAGGTCGCGTTGGTCGCCGCGCTGGGCAGTCTGCCGCTGGGAATCGCCGCCGGGTGGTTGTTGGCTCGAAAACGATTTCCAGGCAAGATCGTATTGGAAACGGTGATCAATCTGCCGCTGGTCATGCCGCCGGTGGTGACCGGCTATTTGCTTTTGGTTACTTTCGGTAGACGAGGCCCGATCGGCAGTTGGTTGGAAGATTGGTTCGGCGTTCAACTGGTGTTTGACTGGAAAGGTGCGGCGCTGGCCGCTGCGGTGGTCGCGTTTCCGCTCCTTGTTCGTTCGATCCGTTCCGCGATCGCCGGCGTCGATATTCGTTTAGAAGAAGCGGCGCGCACGCTCGGCGCTGGCCCGCTCGATCTTTTCTGGAGCGTCACTCTGCCGCTGGCTCGACGCGGCGTGATCGCCGGCGCCGTGTTGGCGTTTGCGCGAGCTTTGGGTGAATTCGGCGCGACAATTATGATCGCCGGCAACATCGCCGGTGAAACGCGGACGATTCCCTTGATGATCTATAGTGAATTAGAAACACCAGGCGGAGATCGTAATATCATGATGTTGATCCTCGCGTCCATCTTGATTTCTACCGTCGCTTTGCTCGTCAGCGAGTACTTGGAACGCCGCGTCGAACCGACTACCCACTGA
- the phnX gene encoding phosphonoacetaldehyde hydrolase, with protein MLRELHRIIRLPDWTVQQRWHGYYAKSLNKSVVFEQPKPGVTIVNGVGGAGITLSMGLAKRDHIAAVLEMPAVQQAWTAKFDRAPNDSDIDALYNEFLPLQKEVLSNHCDIIPGVVELVETLRSRKIAIGGMTGYTRELMSVVTPAAAEQGYSPDAEICSDEVRQGRPAPWMLFEIAQRTNVYPMSSVVKVDDTPVGISAGHAAGAWTVAVTDTGNEMGLALAEYEATSEAEKTARREVITSRFDDVKPHYFVRRAADLPDVLATIDRQLASGRRP; from the coding sequence ATGTTGCGTGAATTGCATCGAATCATCCGACTTCCTGACTGGACCGTACAACAACGCTGGCATGGCTATTATGCGAAGAGCTTGAATAAGTCGGTCGTATTTGAACAGCCGAAGCCAGGCGTGACGATCGTCAACGGTGTCGGCGGCGCCGGAATAACGTTGTCGATGGGGCTAGCCAAGCGGGATCATATCGCCGCTGTATTGGAGATGCCGGCAGTCCAGCAAGCTTGGACCGCCAAGTTTGACCGAGCGCCGAATGACAGCGATATTGATGCGCTGTACAACGAGTTTTTGCCGCTGCAAAAAGAAGTATTGTCGAATCATTGCGATATCATCCCCGGAGTCGTTGAATTGGTTGAGACGTTGCGCTCGCGCAAGATCGCCATCGGCGGCATGACCGGCTATACCCGCGAATTGATGAGCGTGGTGACTCCGGCGGCGGCCGAACAAGGCTATTCGCCGGACGCCGAGATTTGCTCAGACGAAGTTCGACAAGGTCGTCCTGCGCCCTGGATGTTGTTTGAGATCGCACAGCGAACCAACGTCTATCCGATGTCGTCCGTCGTCAAAGTCGATGATACCCCGGTAGGCATCTCGGCCGGGCATGCAGCCGGAGCGTGGACGGTCGCCGTGACCGATACCGGCAATGAAATGGGCCTGGCGCTGGCCGAGTATGAAGCGACAAGCGAAGCCGAGAAGACCGCTCGCCGCGAGGTTATCACTTCGCGATTTGACGACGTGAAGCCGCACTACTTTGTGCGTCGCGCTGCTGATCTGCCGGATGTTCTGGCGACGATTGATCGTCAACTGGCGTCTGGTCGGCGCCCGTAA